DNA sequence from the Pyxidicoccus xibeiensis genome:
GATGCACGGCACGCAGGAGGTGCCGCGCTTCCTGGCGCAGGCGGCCTGCCAGGCGACGGTGGCGGGCACTCCGGTGACGGTGGGCCTGGAGCTGCCGGTGGAGAGCCAGGAGCGCGTGGCGGCCTTCCTCACCAGCGAGGGCACGGACTCGGACTGGCTGAAGCTGATGGATGCGCCCTTCTGGCGCAGCCCGTACCCGGACGGCCGCAGCAGCGAGGCCATGGCCAACATGCTGGAGCAGCTGCGGCAGCTGCGCTCGCGCGGGCTGGACGTGGAGGCCTTCGTCTTCGACCACCCGAAGCTCCAGGGGCAGGTGCGCGAGGAGGCGATGGCGGCCACGGTGCTGTCGCGGGTGAAGCACGCGCCCGACCGCTTCTTCCTCGTCGTCAGCGGCAACGTCCACCCGCGCACGAAGGTGGGGCTGCCGTGGGACTTGAAGTACCAGCCCATGGGCCTGCTGGTGTCCAAGCACGTCAAGGGCGTGGTGGCGCTGGACATGGCGTACGACAGCGGCTCGGCGTGGATCTGCGCGGTGGACCGCAAGGGCGTGAAGAACCGGCTGGACTGCGGGATTCGGGAGGCGAAGGGCAAGGACAACGGGGACCGCTTCTTCGTGCACCTGTGGGGTGGGGCGAACGACGACGGCTACCACGGCGTCTTCTACGTGGGCCCGGTGAGCGCGTCGGCGCCAGCGGTGCACAAGGGGCTGGGCCGCCCGGGCGCGGACGACAAATCGGTGCACCCGGTGCGGCCCTCCGGCGGCGAGGTGGCTTCCGTCCGCTGAAGGGCCGTGCGGGCCTCCAGGGGCTGGCGCGCCGTGCCGGGCAGTGGCATGACGCGGCCCCTGGAGGTCGTCCCCGATGAGCGACACGCTGCCCGCGCTGCGAGCCACCCTGACGGAGCTGGTGGCCATGGACACCACGTCCGCCCGCCCCAATGCGCCCCTGGTCGACTACGCCCAGGCGAAGCTGGAGGCCGCGGGCTTCTCCGCCGAGCGCCAGCGCTACACGGACGACGCGGGCGTGGAGAAGGTCAACCTGGTGGCGGTGAAGGGCGGCTCCGGCCGCGCCGCGCTCGCGCTGGTGGGCCACACCGACTGCGTGCCCTACGACGCGGCCTGGACGGACGCGCTGCGGCTCACGGAGAAGGAAGGGAAGCTCTACGCGCGTGGCGCGTGTGACACCAAGGGCTTCATCGCCTGCGCGCTGCACGCGGCGCTCAACGCGAAGCACGTGAAGGCGCCGCTGATGGTGGTGCTCACGGCGGATGAAGAGGTGGGCCTGGTGGGCGCCAAGAAGCTGGTGGCGGCGGGGCTGGGACGCGCGCGGCACGCCATCGTCGGCGAGCCCACGCGCCTGACGCCGGTGCGCGCCAACAAGGGCTACTGCCTGGCGGAGGTGGAGGTGCTGGGGAAGGAGGGGCACAGCGCGTATCCGGACCTGGGCGCGTCGGCCATCTTCCGCGCGGGCCGCTTCCTCCAGCGCCTGGAGCACCTGGCCACCACGGTGCTGCGCGCCGAGCGGGACGAGGGCTTCGAGCCGCCCTTCACCACGGTCAACGTGGGCGTCATCCAGGGCGGCAAGGCGAAGAACGTCATCCCCGGCGCCTGCCGCTTCGTCGTGGAGTGGCGCCCGCTGCCCGGACAGCCGGTGGAGCGCGTGCCGGAGCTGCTGGAGTCCATCCGCCGGGAGCTGGTGCGCGACGAGCCCGCCTACGAGGCGCACATCCGCGTGGTGCGCACGGACCGCGGGGTGAACACCCGCGCGGACGCGGAGGTGGTGCGCTTCCTGGCGGAGGCCAGCGGCAACGCGCCCACCACGGTGTCCTTCGGCACCGAGGCGCCGCAGATGACGGAGCTGGGCGCGGAGGCGGTGGTGTTCGGCCCCGGCGACATCCGCGTGGCGCACCAGACGGGCGAGTACGTCCCCGTGGAGGACCTGGTTCGCTGCGAGGCCGTGCTGGCGCGCGCCGTGGCGCACTTCTGCGGGTAGCGCCGGGCGCGTGGCAGGGAGCCCTGTTAAGACAGCGCCACCTTCCTTCAAGGGCCCGCATGAGCTCCACGCCTTCCGCCTCGCGCAACCTCCTCTTCCTCCTGGCCAGCTCCCGTGAGGGCGGCAACGCCGAGCAGCTCGCGCGCCGTGCCGCCGAGGCGCTCCCGGCCGGCACCGTCGCCGACTGGCTGCGCCTGGACGAGCACCTGCGCGAGCCCTTCAAGGACCTGCGCCACGAGCCGGGGAAGGGCTACCCGAAGCCGGGCCCGGAGCTGCTCGCGCTGGCCGAGCGCACCATGACGGCGGACGAGCTGGTCATCGTGTCGCCCATCTACTGGTACCACCTGTCCTCCACGGCGCAGCACTACTTCGAGCACTGGTCTTGGTGGATGCGCCTGCCGGAGCTGCGCTTCCGCGAGCGGATGCGCGGCAAGGTGCTGTCGCTCGTCACCGCGCACTCCTCCGAGGACGACGACTCCGTGGCGCAGCCCCCCATCCAGAGCCTGCGCCTGACGGCGGGCTACATGGACCTGCGCTGGCGCGGCGCCCTCATCGGCCACGGTTCCGCGCCGGGGCAGGTGCTCACGGACGCGCGCGCGCTGGAGTCCGCCCGGGACTTCCTCGTGCGCCCGGTGGCGGCCCCGGACTTCCAGGCCGCCTGACGCCAGCGCCCCGCGCTACGCGTGGGGCAGGGCGCAGTGGCTCAAGTCCCTCAGCACCTTCTTCGCCTCGGCGATGAGGTCATGCCCGCTGGCGCCCTGGGGCACGCGGACCATCAGCTTCATGTCGGGGGTGAGCCGGTAGACGCCCTTCGAGCGCTGCACCAGGCCGGCCACCTTCGCGCCGTCCAGCAGCGCGTCCGCGCCCAGCGTCACCACCAGCCGGCCGGTGCCCACCTCCAGCGCGCGCAGCCGCAAATCCCGCATGTCTATCTTCAGCAGCGTCAGCTCGGACAGGTGGTCCACCTCGTCCGGCGCCTCGCCGTAGCGGTCCACCAGCTCCGCGCGCAGGTCCGTCACCTCGTCCGGGTGGCTGGCCTGGCTGAAGCGCTTGTAGAAGACGAGCCGCTGGTGCACGTCGTTCACGTAGTCGTCGGGGATGAGCGCCGGCATGGGCAGGGTGACGTCCGGCTCCACCTGCACCTTGGGCGGCATGCCCTGCATCTCCGCCACGGCCTCTTCCAGCAGCTGCGCGTACATGTCGAAGCCAATCTCGGCAATCGCGCCCGACTGCTTGTCGCCCAGCAGGT
Encoded proteins:
- a CDS encoding flavodoxin family protein, which codes for MSSTPSASRNLLFLLASSREGGNAEQLARRAAEALPAGTVADWLRLDEHLREPFKDLRHEPGKGYPKPGPELLALAERTMTADELVIVSPIYWYHLSSTAQHYFEHWSWWMRLPELRFRERMRGKVLSLVTAHSSEDDDSVAQPPIQSLRLTAGYMDLRWRGALIGHGSAPGQVLTDARALESARDFLVRPVAAPDFQAA
- the argE gene encoding acetylornithine deacetylase; the encoded protein is MSDTLPALRATLTELVAMDTTSARPNAPLVDYAQAKLEAAGFSAERQRYTDDAGVEKVNLVAVKGGSGRAALALVGHTDCVPYDAAWTDALRLTEKEGKLYARGACDTKGFIACALHAALNAKHVKAPLMVVLTADEEVGLVGAKKLVAAGLGRARHAIVGEPTRLTPVRANKGYCLAEVEVLGKEGHSAYPDLGASAIFRAGRFLQRLEHLATTVLRAERDEGFEPPFTTVNVGVIQGGKAKNVIPGACRFVVEWRPLPGQPVERVPELLESIRRELVRDEPAYEAHIRVVRTDRGVNTRADAEVVRFLAEASGNAPTTVSFGTEAPQMTELGAEAVVFGPGDIRVAHQTGEYVPVEDLVRCEAVLARAVAHFCG
- a CDS encoding TraB/GumN family protein, whose protein sequence is MRSTVYAVVTLMCFLAGCASRQGGLDIPDREAIYDRPLEEVWPEVRQFFTQNNLPFREDKGSMVLQTEWREEFGGSKVAGFWHRYLVLGKRESPTQSKLWVIRVTKSANKALSQAGKEMDWGLNRTMGSNRGPEREVMSTGEGASADAVGETFLSVEDFEDRFDAPRGENSHFAESGQGSRDLVMEWRVFNAVAPKLAKEENAPRPVMVAAKAPEAKAAPNPMAMECGLPIVGLGKQVKQGGVLLLGEMHGTQEVPRFLAQAACQATVAGTPVTVGLELPVESQERVAAFLTSEGTDSDWLKLMDAPFWRSPYPDGRSSEAMANMLEQLRQLRSRGLDVEAFVFDHPKLQGQVREEAMAATVLSRVKHAPDRFFLVVSGNVHPRTKVGLPWDLKYQPMGLLVSKHVKGVVALDMAYDSGSAWICAVDRKGVKNRLDCGIREAKGKDNGDRFFVHLWGGANDDGYHGVFYVGPVSASAPAVHKGLGRPGADDKSVHPVRPSGGEVASVR